Part of the Niallia alba genome is shown below.
TTGAGTATGGCTATGAATTGACACAGCTTCCAGGAGGACCTGCTCCGCGTGCTAGTAATTTCTTGGATGATTTAGAAATAGTGTCTATCCTAGAAAAGGCAATGGCTCATTCTTGGGGAACATTATATGAGGCAATGCAGTCCTTAAAGTTTTCTCGAGCAAAGCCATGTAAAGGAGACGAGTATGATCCCGCGCTAATAGAAGAAGGACAAAGAATCAGAGATCGCGCGAAAAAAATATTGCAAGAATTGCAAAGTGATCTATTTACAAGAAAGCCGCAAAGCTTTTTAAAAGATATGGCGGAGATGAAGCCACATGTGGAGACACTTGTTTATCTTGTGGCAGCGTTTGGGGAAAGATTTCAACAAGTAAAAATGGATAAAGGATTAGTGGACTTTGCCGATTTGGAACATTATTGTCTAGCAATCTTAAGTCAGATTGGAGAAAACACTACAGCACTTATCCCATCAGAAGCAGCATTATTTTATCGAAATCAGTTTAAAGAAGTTCTTATAGATGAGTATCAGGATGTCAATCTAGTTCAGGAATCGATTCTAAAGCTAGTAACAAAGGATATTGAGTCTGAAGGAAATCTCTTTATGGTTGGGGACGTAAAACAGAGTATTTATCGATTTCGATTGGCAGAACCGAACTTGTTTTTAGCCAAATATCTTCGTTTTCAAGAGCGCGAGGATGCTGGTTTTAAAATTGATTTAGCGAAAAACTTTCGAAGTAGAAAAGAAGTATTAGAAGGAACCAATTTTCTCTTTAAGCAAATTATGGGAGTGAAAGTAGGCGAAATTGAGTACGACGAAAGTGCAGAGTTAAAGCTAGGTGCAAGTTATCCAGAAGAAACTCCTTACCCAATTGAAGTTGCTTTAGTAAATCAAAGCACGGAAATTAGTGATGACAGTGAAAGTGAAGGAGAGACAACGGGACTTGATGCAGCAGAGCTTGAACAATCACAACTGGAAGCTAGGGTCATCGCCGAAAAAGTAAAAGAATTATTTGAAACAAACCAAGAGGTATATGATGCAAAGCAAAAAGCATATCGACCAATTCGCTATAAGGATATGGTTATCCTATTAAGATCCATGACATGGGCTCCACAAATTATGGAAGAATTAAAGCAATATAACATACCGACCTATGCTAATTTAACGACCGGCTATTTTGAATCAACAGAAGTGGATATTATGATGTCCTTATTAAAGGTTATTGATAATCCATATCAAGATATTCCGCTTGCTTCGGTTCTTCGCTCCCCAATTGTTGGTTTATCGGAAGAGGAGTTAAGCAGGCTGCGAATTGCGAAAAAGCAAGGAGCGTTTTATGAATCCATTCAGGCATTTATTCATTCGAGCAGTCAGAAAGAAGAGGTTCTGTATGAAAAAATAAGACCGTTTTTTGATCGACTTGCTGACTGGCGCTCGGAAGCAAGAAGAGGCTCATTATCGGAGTTGATTTGGAAGTTATATCGAGAAACATACTTTTATGATTTTGTTGGTGGATTACCAGCAGGAAATCAACGTCAGGCAAATTTGCGTGCACTTTATGATAGAGCACGTCAATATGAAGAGACATCATTTCGTGGCTTATTCCGCTTCCTTCGATTTGTGGAGCGAATGAGAGATCGAGGAAATGATTTAGGAGCAGCAAGAGCCTTAACGGAACAAGAAGATGTTATTCGGATCATGACAATCCATAGTAGTAAAGGTTTAGAATTCCCATTTGTTTTTATAGCAGGGATGGGACGTAATTTCAATACAATGGATTTAAGAAAGAATTTTTTATTAGATAAAGATTTAGGCTTCGCTACAAAATATATCGATGCAAAAAAACGAATATCTTATCCATCTCTTCCGCAAATTGCTTTTGCAAAAAAGAAAAAAATGGAGCTACTTGCAGAAGAAATGCGGGTCTTGTATGTTGCTTTAACTCGAGCGAAGGAAAAACTTATTTTAATAGGTGCTGTAAAGGATATAGAAAAAGCAAAACAGAAATGGGCGCAAATAGCGGGACATTCCAATTGGCTTTTAAATGAATTTGATCGTGCCCAAGCGAAGTCTTATTTAGATTGGATTGGTCCTGCATTAGTTAGACATCGTGACAATACATGGATTCATTTAGAAAGCTGGAGTGAAAAAGAAGCAATCTCTGTTCACCCATCTAATTGGGAAGTAAGGATTCTTCAAAAAGAAGAGCTTTTGAGTCGATCAGTGGAAGAAGAAAATAAAGAAAATGAATGGTTGGAAAAGGTAACAGAAGGAAAAAGAATGGAGAGTACTTCTACCTATAAAGAAGCAATCAAAGAAACATTTGCATGGTCATACGCTTCTAAAGAAAGCACTTCTCATCGATCGAAGCAGTCGGTATCTGAATTGAAGCGCCAAGGAGAATTACGTGATGTTCAAAGTGGGATAGAACTTGCAAAAGCGTGGAAGCAAACGGTTTGGAATCGCCCTAAATTTATGCAGGAAAAAAAATTAAGCCCAGCAGAAATCGGAACCGCTATGCATATGGTTATGCAGCATATAGTGATAAAAGAAGAAGTAACAGAAGCTAGTCTGAATCATTTAGTAGAGGATATGGTCAAAAAGGAATTATTAACGATCGACCAAGCGGAAGTTATTGATATTTCCTCTATTCTATCCTTTTTCCAATCTCCTTTAGGAAAAAGAATGCAACAGGCACCAAAGCTTGTACGAGAAATCCCGTTTAATATTGCCTATCCAGCGAGTCGAGTATATGCAGACTGGAAAGGAGGCGAGGAGCCGGTTCTCGTGCAAGGGATAATAGATGTATTCTTTGAGGATGAATTAGGTACAGTATTGCTTGATTATAAAACAGACACGATATCTGCTCGATATAAGGGTGGATATGAAGAAGCTAAACCAATATTGGAATCACGCTATAAAGTCCAAATAGAGCTTTATACAGAAGCATTAGAAAAAATCTTAAAACGAAAAATTGAAGAGAAATACTTATTCTTCTTTGATGGTGCTCATGTGCTTAAGCTATAAATGTTTTTAAAAACTAACCTAAAAAGACAGCCAGACTAATAGTGGAGATCACTGAAAAAGTTTTTTTCGTGCGAAATGAAGAGCAAGTATATTTGAAAGTGAAAATAAGGTTGGTTTGGAGAGGCGTCCGCTCGACTCCTATGGGAGCTGCGAGAAAGTCCGAGACCCCGCAGGAACGTAGTGACGAGGAGGATTGGCGCTCGCCCCATGGAAAGCGAGCGGACGCCTCGGAAAACAAATCCATCATCTTATGTTTAAAAAGTGGCTATTGCCCATCATCATTAACTAGCCAGTTTTTCAGTGCCCTCCTAATAGTGCGGGATGCTTTTTTAGATTAAAGAAAAATGTTTTCCTAAAGAACATTCTTATCAATTATTGTCAGCTATTGGTTGATCCACACCGCTGCCATTTGTATAATTGCTGGAATTGATTGCATTATTGGTGATAACAAACGCACCGTTATTACCGGTACCTGAGCCTATCGTTGCTTTTGAATTGTCCTTAGGCGAGATAAATAAGGAATCTCCGAATTGAACAATTCCTGCTCCTGTGTTAACAATTTGAATCGGACCTATTATAGCAGGCATGATTCTTTCCTCCCTAAAAAAATTAATGATTCTATGCTTAGTTATTTGCAACAACTGGTTGATCAATTAAACTAGTGTCTACATAGTTACTAGCGTTCAATCCGTTATTTGTAATAATAAATGCTCCAGTATTGGAGGTACCTGAGCCTAAAGTTGCCTTGGAATTCCCTTTAGGAGAAATAAACAACGAATCTCCAAATTGAACAATTCCTTCCCCCACGTTAACAATTTGTACTGGTCCTACGATTGCAGGCATTTTTTAACCTCCTTGTTTCGTATCTTTATCCCACCCTTAACGGACTGTAAGACTCCCCCCTCAAGCTTATGAGAATACGAGGGAGAAAGGTGGAGATCAACTGTCCGTAAAGGTCCAATTGGTTCAACTAACCATCAGTGGGGGATGAAGGAAAACCTCCACTGATGGAAGTTTCACTTTATCATGTTGATACTTCATATTTAGCCAGTATGAACGAAACAGTAAAACCATATTTTAATAGCATTGCAGGTTTGGCTGAAAAACTGGATATATTGGCTGATAAAGCGATTGATTTGGCTGAAATCATTAAGCTTTTGGCTGATATTTAGAAGTTTAACCGAAATAGCCCTATTGGTTCCATGCATAATCGCCCTAAATGGAAAGAATATAGATTGAGATTACACTTTTATTGTTCCTGCTCTGGCCCCACCCCTGAAAAAGGCGATCCCATAATATCTGTACCGGTAACAGAAACGGGACTTTCAGAGGTTGGGATACCTAATTGGCTAGGTTCATTTAATTGAATCAAATTATCCCCAACTTCTGTTGCTATCGATTGCTCGATTTGGCGAATATGCTTAATTCTTGCTTCTGTATACATATGACGACAATTTCCTATTTGTAATAAGGAAGAAGAGGATATACCTGTAATATCTATATGATGAACTTTAATAATGGGTTTCACATTTTCAAAATGACATTCTACATTTTCGATAATCGGTATTAAAGGGATAGGTTCCTTAAAGACATCATACTCTTCGTAAACACCTTCTGTTCCATAAAAGAGTTCCTGTTGTCTTTGAACAGCTAAAGCTCGTGAAAAAGCTTGATGATAAGTAGCGTCCCCAATTTCCACAATCGAAGAAAAGGATACTGTCCTGACCTTCACTGAATCGACAACAGATGTACGCTGTAACATAATTAAATTTTCGGATGCAGTGGAACAAAGGGACCGATTATTAGTGATTCAGCTGGTGTATCAAATGTAGAAGCTAATTGGATTGTTTGGGCATCGCCAACAAGGCAAATAGAGGAACTTGCAACCCCAATAATATTGATATTTCCTACTTGAAGCTCTCGGTTGTATACTTGAAAATTCATTCATTTCCACTTCCCTTCATATTATCTGGTATATGGCTTAGGAATAGGTGAACCCCGTTTTCCATTTCCTCCTTTAAAGCTTGGATAATTGCTTCGTTCGATAAATTGTTTCCATTTTGTTTGCGATTGGCACCTTGTTGTAAATAATATTGAATTCTTGTTGGCAATTGTTTGTTGATGTCATCTTGAATAAAAGTGACATAAGATTCTTCTTCTGGCATATTTAGTTCTGTTTGTTTTTTTCGAATGATGTCAGGCAGTTCTAGTTGAATAAATTGATTCATTTCCTCTTCTATATCCATGGATCGGTTCATCATTTGCTTTGGATCGATGGGCGGATAGAAAGGGGCATGCGGCTGATTAATTGGTGAATTTTGATTAATCGCAAGCTCTTCAATATTGCTTAGATCTTCTGGATTAAGACCGATATTTAGTGTTCCTTCTAATGTTTCCACTTTTAATTGATCAAAGCTGTAGTCAATTCGATCAATATGAACAGTAGGTTTTTCTTTTATAGTTGTTAGATCAATGGTTAAGGCAGCAACTTGCTTTTCTAAATCTTTTATCCTTTTTTCAAGCAACTGTAAATAATTACGCATTTTTTCACTGTATTGGTAGAAATCATAAGACAATTCTATCCCCCTTTCCTTATTGCAAATCTTTCCTATTTTCGAGGAGCTTGCAAGGGAACTGCAGGTGAGAAAACCGTTTCTTCATCTGCAATGTTTAATCCAGGCTGATCTGGCTTAAGTTCGGGAGCTGATTCGGTGAATCCGCCTGTATTGTATAAATAAGAGGCAGGTTTAATGATACCGGCGCTACCTATTTGTAATACAGAGGAGTTTGAGATACCTCCGATTTTAATCGTGTTAATGACTATGGATTGTTGGATAAAATAATTCATTTACACATCACCCTTTAGTCTACTTACGCATTTCCTGCAATTGGTTGATCCAGACCGTCGTTATCATACGTATTAGTAGAACTACGATAGTTAGTAACTTTTAATCCATCACCTGTATTAAAAGAGCCAGATCCAGAAAAAGTCTTCGCATTAGAGATAGGCATCATTTTATAAACATCGCCAATATTAAAAATAGAGCTACCCCCAACAGATATGACTTGAGCTACTCCAACGATTGCTGGCATATTCAACATCCTTTATACAATATTCTTATACATACTATGGAACACAACAGAATAGGTGATACATTTACCTAGATAGATAAATTCTTCTCCTAATTAACTTATTCTTATGAATGGTTGTACTATGACTAGAAATCTGTCCATAAGCAAGCGGAAAATAATTGTGTTAGGTAGTTAATTATCTTGATGAGTTTAAGCAAGTCTTTTTTCTATTTGGAAAAAGCATTTAGAAAGTTTATAATTTTCTTAAATGATTTTAGTCATAAAAATGGGGGGAAGAGAAATGAAGTTTGCGACAATTTCTTTAGAAGAGAAAATTTTGGTAGGAATAGTGGATGAAAATGGAATAGTGCCATTGAATGATGCGGAAGAAAAGCGTACAGGCAGACGCCCCTATGCAGAAGACTTAGTTACATGTATGGAACAAGAAGACTTTTTAAATAATGTAAGAAGTTTAATTCATTGGATAGAAGAACAAAATGATCAAGCTAATTTTTATATTCCAATGGAAAAGGTGAAGTTCTTAGCCCCTATCCCGAGACCGAGAAAAAATATCTTTTGCGTTGGGAAAAACTATGTAGAACATGCAATAGAAATGGGAAGTAAAGAAGATATTCCTAAGCACGTAATGGTCTTTACAAAAGCTCCGACAACGGTTATTGGACATCTGAATGATGTTCTAGAACATAAAGAAGTAACCGAACAGCTTGATTATGAAGGTGAACTTGCAGTTGTTATTGGGAAAAGAGGAAAGGGGATTGAAAAGGAGAAGGCATTGGATTACATATTTGGCTATACTATCTTAAATGATATTACAGCAAGAGATTTGCAGAAGAAACATAAGCAATTTTTCATTGGAAAAAGCTTGGACACGAGTGCTCCGATGGGGCCATGGATTGTGACAAGTGATAGTATAACAGATCCCAATTCATTAAATATTACTACAACGGTAAATGGAGAAGTTAGACAGCAATCTAATACTACGCATTTTATTTTCCCAATCGAAGAGGTTATCAGTGTATTGTCTAAAGGAATGACGTTAGAGCCAGGGGATATTATTGCAACAGGGACACCTGCTGGAGTAGGGAAAGGATTTAATCCGCCTCGGTTCTTAAAGGCAGGAGATACCATTGAAATATCGGTTGAAGGGATTGGCACTCTTATAAATAAAGTAGCAAGAGATAAGTAAAGAGTCGAAAATAGAGGAAATGAAGCGATATATGTTAAAATAATGGAGAAAAGGAGGGGGAATATATATGAGTTCAACAGATGCTCATGTACTGACGTGGATTATTGGGCTAGTTCTATTTGCCTTATCATTCGGTTTACATAAAGCTGGAAAAGAAAAGGGAAGTAAAATCCTACATATGGTGTTACGGGTTGTATACATTCTTATTATTGGTTCTGGGATTGGCTTAATCGCAAAAACAGGGATGGATTTCATGCATACGATAAAGATGCTTGTAGGTATTTGGGTTATTGGCATGCTTGAAATGGTACTTATTCGCACAAAAAAAGGGGAAAATACAAAAACACTATGGATTTTATTGGTAGTTTCCTTTATTCTCGTATTAGTGATTGGATATAGTATTTAATAGAAACAACGAGAGGGCTTGTAGAAGAGATATCTTTTACAAGCCCTTTTATAAAAGGGCCATTTTTTAAAGAAGTGTTGCTTTCAATAAGAATAATATTAATTACTCAGGATTGCCGGTAATGAGCAATAAACTCTACGAAAACATCCTATAAAAAAGAGATGCTGTTAGAAAGGGGAACTAATGAAGGTCTTTACGATAAAAACAGGAATTCTGTTTTTCTTATGTTTAGGTGCGTTATATCAAGCATATAACACAGATGCTTGGCATTTTGTCATGCTATTATTTCTTTTATCTATTATTCTGGCATTC
Proteins encoded:
- a CDS encoding spore germination protein GerPB; the encoded protein is MNYFIQQSIVINTIKIGGISNSSVLQIGSAGIIKPASYLYNTGGFTESAPELKPDQPGLNIADEETVFSPAVPLQAPRK
- a CDS encoding spore germination protein GerPE, whose protein sequence is MLQRTSVVDSVKVRTVSFSSIVEIGDATYHQAFSRALAVQRQQELFYGTEGVYEEYDVFKEPIPLIPIIENVECHFENVKPIIKVHHIDITGISSSSLLQIGNCRHMYTEARIKHIRQIEQSIATEVGDNLIQLNEPSQLGIPTSESPVSVTGTDIMGSPFSGVGPEQEQ
- a CDS encoding spore germination protein, which translates into the protein MPAIVGVAQVISVGGSSIFNIGDVYKMMPISNAKTFSGSGSFNTGDGLKVTNYRSSTNTYDNDGLDQPIAGNA
- a CDS encoding fumarylacetoacetate hydrolase family protein, with product MKFATISLEEKILVGIVDENGIVPLNDAEEKRTGRRPYAEDLVTCMEQEDFLNNVRSLIHWIEEQNDQANFYIPMEKVKFLAPIPRPRKNIFCVGKNYVEHAIEMGSKEDIPKHVMVFTKAPTTVIGHLNDVLEHKEVTEQLDYEGELAVVIGKRGKGIEKEKALDYIFGYTILNDITARDLQKKHKQFFIGKSLDTSAPMGPWIVTSDSITDPNSLNITTTVNGEVRQQSNTTHFIFPIEEVISVLSKGMTLEPGDIIATGTPAGVGKGFNPPRFLKAGDTIEISVEGIGTLINKVARDK
- the addA gene encoding helicase-exonuclease AddAB subunit AddA, which encodes MKEIKIPDKPADVTWTDDQWKAIMSSGQDILVAAAAGSGKTAVLVERMIRKIVSDQPINVDELLVVTFTNASAAEMKHRIGEVLEKEINANPTSQHLKRQLALLNKAHISTIHSFCLEVIRKYYYVIDLDPGFRIADETEAQLLRDECLEDLFEEEYGKENNVAFFDLVDAFTNDRSDDALQRMIQEIYDFSRANPFPSAYLQSLIKMYAIGEDTDIMELPFMQHLIDDVELQLEGVRKLLEYGYELTQLPGGPAPRASNFLDDLEIVSILEKAMAHSWGTLYEAMQSLKFSRAKPCKGDEYDPALIEEGQRIRDRAKKILQELQSDLFTRKPQSFLKDMAEMKPHVETLVYLVAAFGERFQQVKMDKGLVDFADLEHYCLAILSQIGENTTALIPSEAALFYRNQFKEVLIDEYQDVNLVQESILKLVTKDIESEGNLFMVGDVKQSIYRFRLAEPNLFLAKYLRFQEREDAGFKIDLAKNFRSRKEVLEGTNFLFKQIMGVKVGEIEYDESAELKLGASYPEETPYPIEVALVNQSTEISDDSESEGETTGLDAAELEQSQLEARVIAEKVKELFETNQEVYDAKQKAYRPIRYKDMVILLRSMTWAPQIMEELKQYNIPTYANLTTGYFESTEVDIMMSLLKVIDNPYQDIPLASVLRSPIVGLSEEELSRLRIAKKQGAFYESIQAFIHSSSQKEEVLYEKIRPFFDRLADWRSEARRGSLSELIWKLYRETYFYDFVGGLPAGNQRQANLRALYDRARQYEETSFRGLFRFLRFVERMRDRGNDLGAARALTEQEDVIRIMTIHSSKGLEFPFVFIAGMGRNFNTMDLRKNFLLDKDLGFATKYIDAKKRISYPSLPQIAFAKKKKMELLAEEMRVLYVALTRAKEKLILIGAVKDIEKAKQKWAQIAGHSNWLLNEFDRAQAKSYLDWIGPALVRHRDNTWIHLESWSEKEAISVHPSNWEVRILQKEELLSRSVEEENKENEWLEKVTEGKRMESTSTYKEAIKETFAWSYASKESTSHRSKQSVSELKRQGELRDVQSGIELAKAWKQTVWNRPKFMQEKKLSPAEIGTAMHMVMQHIVIKEEVTEASLNHLVEDMVKKELLTIDQAEVIDISSILSFFQSPLGKRMQQAPKLVREIPFNIAYPASRVYADWKGGEEPVLVQGIIDVFFEDELGTVLLDYKTDTISARYKGGYEEAKPILESRYKVQIELYTEALEKILKRKIEEKYLFFFDGAHVLKL
- a CDS encoding spore germination protein, giving the protein MPAIIGPIQIVNTGAGIVQFGDSLFISPKDNSKATIGSGTGNNGAFVITNNAINSSNYTNGSGVDQPIADNN
- a CDS encoding spore germination protein, with the protein product MPAIVGPVQIVNVGEGIVQFGDSLFISPKGNSKATLGSGTSNTGAFIITNNGLNASNYVDTSLIDQPVVANN
- the gerPC gene encoding spore germination protein GerPC; the encoded protein is MSYDFYQYSEKMRNYLQLLEKRIKDLEKQVAALTIDLTTIKEKPTVHIDRIDYSFDQLKVETLEGTLNIGLNPEDLSNIEELAINQNSPINQPHAPFYPPIDPKQMMNRSMDIEEEMNQFIQLELPDIIRKKQTELNMPEEESYVTFIQDDINKQLPTRIQYYLQQGANRKQNGNNLSNEAIIQALKEEMENGVHLFLSHIPDNMKGSGNE
- a CDS encoding DUF1516 family protein, yielding MSSTDAHVLTWIIGLVLFALSFGLHKAGKEKGSKILHMVLRVVYILIIGSGIGLIAKTGMDFMHTIKMLVGIWVIGMLEMVLIRTKKGENTKTLWILLVVSFILVLVIGYSI